The Mesorhizobium koreense genome includes a window with the following:
- the mscL gene encoding large conductance mechanosensitive channel protein MscL → MLKEFQEFIAKGNVMDLAVGVIIGGAFGLIVKSLTDDVIMPIVGAIFGGFDFSNYFIGLSSGVNAPTLAAARQQGAVLAYGSFITVVINFLILAWIIFMMVKGVNAIRRRVEAPAAPAPDAPPPADVKLLTEIRDLLAKRA, encoded by the coding sequence ATGCTGAAAGAATTCCAGGAATTCATTGCAAAAGGCAATGTGATGGACCTTGCCGTCGGTGTCATCATCGGCGGAGCCTTCGGATTGATCGTCAAATCGCTGACGGACGACGTCATCATGCCGATCGTCGGTGCGATCTTCGGTGGGTTCGACTTCTCCAACTACTTCATCGGCCTTTCCTCCGGGGTGAATGCGCCGACACTCGCAGCCGCCAGGCAGCAGGGCGCGGTGCTCGCCTACGGCAGTTTCATCACCGTGGTTATCAACTTTCTGATCCTTGCCTGGATCATCTTCATGATGGTCAAAGGCGTGAATGCGATCCGCCGACGGGTAGAAGCGCCTGCTGCGCCGGCACCGGATGCGCCGCCTCCGGCCGACGTCAAGCTGCTTACCGAAATCCGCGACCTTCTCGCCAAGCGCGCATAG
- a CDS encoding pyridoxal phosphate-dependent aminotransferase, giving the protein MNLIDHLRTEARLAPESGISALANRGRGRPGVIPLWVGEGDLSTPAFIADAATHALQGGETFYTWQRGIPELREALARYYGRHFGRAFAAGEFLVTGGGMQAIQLALQATAGAGDEVIYLAPAWPNFPGAAGVAGAKPVPVSLDFGDNGRSWGWSCDVGRIEKAVTPRTRAIFFNSPSNPTGWTADRDTLKTVLDLARRHNLWIIADEIYALFHYGAGRAASFLDIMEPDDRILFVNTFSKNWAMTGWRIGWLTVHPSLQQTFENLIQYSTSGVAQFMQRGAVAALDEGDGFIAEQVERAQKARDLVCGILAETGRAHFAVPPGAFYLFFSVDGVTDSREAAFRILDEANVGLAPGSAFDGEGFFRLCFHRRLDQIEEAARRLAEWVGRL; this is encoded by the coding sequence ATGAACCTCATCGACCATCTCAGGACCGAAGCCCGTCTGGCTCCGGAAAGTGGCATCTCGGCTCTCGCCAACCGCGGCAGGGGCCGGCCGGGCGTGATCCCGCTATGGGTCGGCGAGGGCGATCTGTCGACGCCGGCCTTCATTGCCGATGCCGCCACGCACGCGTTGCAGGGTGGCGAAACCTTCTACACCTGGCAGCGCGGCATCCCCGAATTGCGAGAGGCGCTGGCGCGCTACTATGGGCGCCATTTCGGCCGCGCCTTCGCGGCGGGGGAGTTCCTGGTGACCGGCGGCGGCATGCAGGCGATCCAGCTTGCATTGCAGGCGACTGCCGGCGCCGGCGACGAGGTCATCTATCTCGCGCCGGCATGGCCGAATTTCCCGGGCGCTGCCGGCGTTGCGGGGGCGAAACCCGTGCCGGTGTCGCTTGATTTCGGCGACAATGGCCGGTCATGGGGCTGGTCCTGCGATGTCGGCCGGATCGAGAAGGCGGTGACGCCGAGAACGCGTGCGATCTTCTTCAACAGCCCGTCCAATCCGACCGGATGGACCGCCGACCGCGATACGCTCAAGACCGTGCTCGATCTGGCGCGGCGCCATAATCTCTGGATCATCGCGGACGAGATCTATGCGCTGTTCCACTATGGCGCTGGCCGCGCCGCTTCGTTCCTCGACATCATGGAGCCGGACGACCGCATCCTCTTCGTCAACACCTTCTCCAAGAACTGGGCGATGACGGGTTGGCGTATCGGCTGGCTGACGGTGCATCCGTCGCTGCAGCAGACCTTCGAGAACCTCATCCAATATTCGACTTCCGGCGTGGCGCAGTTCATGCAGCGCGGCGCGGTCGCGGCACTGGATGAAGGCGACGGCTTTATCGCCGAACAGGTGGAGCGGGCGCAAAAAGCGCGCGATCTCGTCTGCGGCATCCTTGCCGAGACCGGCCGCGCGCATTTCGCCGTACCGCCTGGCGCGTTCTATCTTTTCTTCTCGGTGGACGGGGTGACGGATTCGCGGGAAGCGGCCTTCCGCATACTCGACGAGGCGAATGTCGGCCTGGCGCCGGGCTCTGCTTTCGACGGCGAGGGCTTCTTCCGGCTTTGCTTCCATCGCCGGCTCGACCAGATCGAGGAAGCGGCCCGCCGGCTGGCGGAGTGGGTAGGGAGACTCTAG
- a CDS encoding response regulator transcription factor, whose amino-acid sequence MQSDYKFVIADDHPLFRGALKQALSTIGNNPTIIEAGDFESAKAALVANEDVDLVLLDLSMPGASGLSALVALRGLHSAVPVIVVSAHDNVVTIRRALELGASGFISKSAGMEEIRGGIETVLGGGIATPKDIDLGVEADAEISDLIGRIQTLTPQQTRVLGMLAEGLLNKQIAYELNVSEATVKAHVSAILQKLGVDSRTQAVILLSKIGGEPLQAAG is encoded by the coding sequence GTGCAATCGGACTACAAATTCGTCATTGCCGACGATCATCCGCTTTTCCGAGGCGCGCTGAAGCAGGCGCTCTCGACCATCGGTAATAACCCGACGATCATCGAGGCCGGCGATTTTGAAAGTGCCAAGGCCGCTCTCGTTGCCAATGAGGACGTGGATCTGGTCCTGCTCGACCTCTCCATGCCCGGCGCCAGCGGCCTCTCCGCGCTCGTGGCGCTGCGCGGTCTGCATTCGGCGGTGCCGGTGATCGTCGTTTCCGCCCATGACAATGTCGTCACCATTCGCCGGGCGCTGGAACTCGGCGCCTCCGGCTTCATCTCCAAATCTGCGGGGATGGAGGAAATCCGGGGCGGGATCGAGACCGTGCTCGGCGGCGGTATAGCCACGCCGAAGGATATCGATCTGGGCGTAGAGGCGGATGCCGAGATATCGGACCTGATCGGCCGCATCCAGACGCTGACGCCGCAGCAGACGCGCGTACTGGGCATGCTGGCGGAAGGGCTTTTGAACAAGCAGATCGCGTACGAACTCAACGTCTCCGAAGCAACCGTCAAGGCGCACGTCTCCGCGATCCTGCAGAAGCTCGGCGTCGACAGCCGCACCCAGGCCGTCATCCTGCTTTCGAAGATCGGCGGCGAGCCGTTGCAGGCGGCAGGCTGA
- a CDS encoding CDP-alcohol phosphatidyltransferase family protein has protein sequence MLDGWTRKRIDPLVRPAAIMAARAGLSANAITVTGCIVGLAAAASIANGWLAAGLLLILASRFGDALDGAVACIRGKTDLGGYLDIVLDFVFYGAVPMGFVFADPATNAVPGAALILSFYINGSSFLAYAIMAERRKLQTDARGSKSLYFTTGLAEATETIAAFALACIFPGWFPVIAWVFAAMTLYTALCRIVLAVRTFR, from the coding sequence ATGCTGGACGGCTGGACAAGGAAACGTATCGATCCGCTGGTCCGGCCGGCAGCGATCATGGCAGCACGGGCGGGCCTTTCGGCCAATGCGATCACCGTCACCGGTTGTATCGTCGGGCTCGCGGCTGCGGCATCGATCGCAAATGGCTGGCTCGCCGCCGGACTTCTTCTGATCCTTGCCAGTCGTTTCGGAGACGCGCTCGACGGCGCGGTCGCCTGCATCCGCGGGAAGACCGATCTCGGCGGCTACCTCGATATCGTGCTGGATTTCGTTTTCTACGGCGCGGTGCCGATGGGTTTCGTGTTCGCCGATCCGGCCACGAACGCCGTTCCCGGCGCCGCGCTCATCCTGTCCTTCTACATCAACGGCTCAAGCTTCCTCGCCTATGCAATCATGGCGGAGCGGCGGAAGCTCCAAACCGACGCACGGGGTTCGAAATCGCTTTATTTCACCACCGGGCTTGCCGAGGCGACCGAGACGATCGCGGCATTCGCGCTCGCCTGCATATTCCCCGGCTGGTTCCCCGTCATTGCCTGGGTGTTCGCTGCGATGACGCTCTATACCGCACTCTGCCGCATCGTACTCGCCGTACGGACGTTCCGGTAA
- a CDS encoding ion transporter → MHWKEHVATALDGRHPGLGHYIELFLDAIIILSTVAMGVETLPDLPPSAVEALYVFEIFVIAVFTTEYVLRLLTTPRPLGYARSFFGVVDLLAIAPFYIALLATGSGIDLRAIRALRLLRLARLFKLARYTAALDRFGVAWRAVKDEIIIFGITALVVLYVCALVIYQCEHDAQPDKFRSVFDAMWWAAVTLTTVGYGDIYPITFFGRLFTVFMLFIALGIIAVPTGLVASALVAIRHREDEREKEEKAEAAAKKAAREKAGKPVARRRPARKAPS, encoded by the coding sequence ATGCATTGGAAAGAGCATGTCGCGACGGCGCTCGACGGCCGTCATCCGGGTCTCGGTCACTATATTGAACTCTTCCTGGATGCCATCATCATCCTTTCGACCGTCGCCATGGGTGTAGAGACGCTGCCTGATCTGCCTCCATCGGCGGTCGAAGCGCTTTATGTTTTCGAAATCTTCGTAATCGCGGTCTTCACCACCGAATATGTGCTCAGATTGCTCACTACACCCCGCCCTCTCGGCTATGCGCGCAGCTTTTTCGGGGTTGTGGATCTTTTGGCGATCGCTCCCTTCTATATCGCGCTTCTTGCGACCGGCAGCGGCATAGACCTACGCGCGATCCGGGCGCTCAGGCTGCTGCGGCTGGCCCGGCTTTTCAAACTGGCGCGCTACACGGCGGCGCTTGACCGGTTCGGCGTCGCCTGGCGCGCGGTCAAGGACGAGATCATCATCTTCGGCATCACGGCGCTGGTCGTGCTCTATGTCTGCGCGCTCGTCATCTATCAGTGCGAGCACGATGCCCAGCCGGACAAGTTCCGTTCCGTCTTCGACGCCATGTGGTGGGCGGCGGTGACGCTGACGACCGTCGGCTATGGCGACATCTACCCCATCACGTTCTTCGGGCGCCTGTTCACCGTCTTCATGCTGTTCATCGCGCTTGGCATCATCGCTGTGCCAACCGGCCTCGTGGCATCGGCCCTGGTCGCGATCCGGCATCGGGAAGACGAGCGGGAGAAAGAGGAAAAGGCCGAAGCGGCGGCCAAAAAGGCTGCTCGCGAGAAGGCCGGCAAGCCGGTCGCGCGGCGCCGCCCTGCCCGAAAGGCCCCGTCTTGA
- a CDS encoding hybrid sensor histidine kinase/response regulator, with protein sequence MQGWPIFLAAIAYVTMLFVVASVGDGRARRSSATMPRPYIYALSLAIYCTSWTFFGSVGLASQHGFDFLSIYIGPIIVFVFGFPLLKRLIRLVKAEKITSIADFLAARYGKSFAVASIATIIATIGTIPYIALQLRSISGSVDLMVTHYHQAATSAFPLGDAAFSVAFMLAVFAMLFGTRHADATEHQDGLVLAMAVESVVKLLAFLAVGVTVMFFLADRPTSLIEAIRENEDVQAALNYHTSITSWLVMTGLSAAAVIMLPRQFYIMIVENRSESELRKAAWVFPLYLVAINIFVIPIAFAGLTRIGDATSADLYVLALPLAHDRDIIAMIAFIGGLSAATAMVIVASVALSIMISNDLVIPLFLRRLLRPELGDNEDWSKIIQTIRRAAIFVILFAGFLYHRGMPSDVGLVSIGLISFAAIAQFIPPFVGGLLWRGANARGAALGLVAGGIVWAYTLFIPSFLPHGTAFLLNGPFGIEALKPQALFGTDAAPLNHGVLWSLALNTVFYVLGSLSRASKPRERIQAALFVPRDAGPMPAFRRSRTTITVNDIKDTISRYLGMERTERSFQTFEEQEGHPIPGNAPASMETIRFSEQLLASAVGSSSARLILSLLVQRNDRSAKDAYRLLDDASDALQHNRDLLQIALDQMEQGITVFDKDLRLTCWNRQYRTLFDLPDELGQVGVSLGRILAFLAKRGDILQPEEAETLDRLTTFGLSWQLELRTSGRIIELRSNPMPDGGIVATYADITARVQADAELKRINETLEQRVTTRTGELVRVNEELAQAQKIAEEANLGKTRFLAAAGHDILQPLNAARLYCSSLIEKAGAGEPSEAARNIESSLESVETILGMVLDISRLDTGALKPSETVFRLDELLQQIATDFQPMAEAKRLHMTMVPSSLMVRTDRNMLRRVVQNLVSNAIKYTREGRILVGVRRRGELVEIQVFDSGIGIPEDKLNTVFREFTRLDEGVREAPGLGLGLSIVDRIARVLRLELHLQSLKGKGTRFSVILPVTHEAPQAAIVESAPGSGPVCALSGLSVLCIDNDPRIVEGMRLLLEGWGCAVRTASGSTVLDEQSSAEPDVILADYHLDGENGLELIARLRSRYGQDTPALLLTADRSEELKAMAERMEVGVLNKPIKPAALRAMLSRYRKVLSAAE encoded by the coding sequence GTGCAGGGCTGGCCCATATTTCTCGCGGCGATCGCCTATGTGACGATGCTCTTCGTCGTCGCCAGCGTCGGCGACGGGCGTGCCCGGCGCAGCAGCGCGACCATGCCGCGCCCCTATATCTATGCGCTCAGCCTGGCCATCTACTGCACGTCGTGGACGTTCTTCGGCTCGGTCGGCCTTGCCTCGCAGCACGGCTTCGACTTCCTGTCGATCTATATCGGGCCGATCATCGTATTCGTTTTCGGCTTCCCGCTGCTCAAGCGCCTGATCCGGTTGGTGAAGGCAGAGAAGATCACGTCGATCGCGGACTTCCTCGCCGCCCGCTATGGCAAGAGCTTCGCCGTCGCCTCCATCGCCACCATCATCGCTACGATCGGCACCATCCCCTATATCGCGCTGCAGCTTCGGTCGATTTCCGGCTCCGTCGACCTGATGGTGACGCACTATCATCAGGCGGCGACCAGCGCCTTCCCGCTCGGCGACGCGGCCTTCTCCGTCGCCTTCATGCTCGCCGTATTCGCCATGCTCTTCGGCACGCGCCATGCCGACGCCACCGAGCATCAGGACGGGCTGGTGCTCGCGATGGCGGTGGAATCCGTCGTCAAGCTTCTGGCCTTCCTCGCCGTCGGCGTAACGGTCATGTTCTTCCTGGCCGACCGGCCGACAAGCCTAATCGAGGCTATCCGCGAAAACGAAGACGTGCAGGCGGCGCTCAACTACCATACCTCGATCACATCATGGCTGGTCATGACGGGGCTGAGCGCCGCCGCCGTCATCATGCTGCCCCGCCAATTCTACATCATGATCGTGGAGAACCGCTCCGAGAGCGAATTGCGCAAGGCCGCCTGGGTTTTCCCGCTCTATCTTGTGGCCATCAACATCTTCGTCATTCCGATCGCCTTCGCGGGGCTGACACGCATCGGCGACGCCACCAGCGCCGATCTCTACGTGCTGGCGCTGCCACTGGCGCATGACCGCGACATCATCGCCATGATCGCTTTCATCGGCGGGCTTTCGGCGGCTACCGCGATGGTTATCGTGGCAAGCGTCGCCTTATCCATCATGATCTCCAACGATCTGGTGATCCCGCTTTTCCTGCGCCGGCTGCTGAGACCCGAACTAGGCGACAACGAGGACTGGTCGAAGATCATCCAGACCATTCGCCGCGCAGCGATCTTCGTCATCCTGTTCGCGGGCTTCCTCTACCATCGCGGCATGCCGAGCGACGTGGGGCTGGTATCGATCGGCTTGATCTCGTTTGCCGCGATCGCGCAATTCATTCCGCCGTTTGTCGGTGGCCTCCTCTGGCGTGGCGCCAATGCGCGCGGCGCCGCGCTCGGCCTGGTCGCGGGCGGGATCGTGTGGGCCTACACGCTCTTCATCCCGTCTTTCCTGCCGCATGGGACGGCGTTCCTGCTCAACGGGCCGTTCGGCATCGAGGCGCTCAAGCCGCAGGCGCTCTTCGGGACCGATGCCGCGCCACTCAACCACGGCGTGCTGTGGAGCCTGGCGCTCAACACTGTGTTCTACGTGCTCGGATCGCTGTCGAGGGCATCGAAGCCGCGCGAGCGTATCCAGGCGGCGCTGTTCGTGCCGCGAGACGCAGGCCCGATGCCAGCCTTCCGGCGCTCGCGCACGACCATAACCGTCAACGACATCAAGGACACGATCTCGCGCTATCTCGGCATGGAGCGGACGGAACGTTCGTTCCAGACCTTCGAGGAACAGGAGGGCCATCCCATTCCCGGCAACGCGCCGGCCAGCATGGAGACCATCCGCTTTTCCGAGCAGCTACTGGCGAGCGCCGTCGGGTCGTCCTCGGCACGCCTCATCCTATCGCTCCTCGTCCAGCGGAACGACCGCTCGGCGAAGGACGCCTACCGCCTGCTCGACGACGCCTCCGACGCCCTCCAGCACAATCGCGACCTTTTGCAGATCGCGCTCGACCAGATGGAGCAGGGCATCACGGTCTTCGACAAGGATCTGAGGCTGACCTGCTGGAACCGTCAGTACCGCACACTGTTCGATCTGCCCGACGAACTCGGCCAAGTGGGGGTGTCGCTCGGGCGCATCCTGGCTTTCTTGGCCAAACGCGGCGATATCCTCCAGCCGGAAGAGGCCGAGACGCTCGATCGGCTGACTACCTTCGGCCTGTCATGGCAGCTCGAACTGAGGACGAGCGGGCGTATCATCGAATTGCGGTCCAACCCGATGCCTGACGGCGGCATCGTCGCCACCTATGCCGACATTACAGCCCGCGTTCAGGCGGATGCCGAACTGAAGCGCATCAACGAAACGCTGGAGCAGCGGGTTACCACCCGCACCGGCGAACTGGTGCGCGTCAACGAAGAACTGGCGCAGGCGCAGAAAATCGCCGAGGAGGCCAATCTCGGCAAGACGCGCTTCCTCGCTGCGGCCGGCCACGACATCCTGCAGCCGCTCAACGCGGCACGACTCTACTGCTCCTCGCTGATCGAGAAGGCCGGCGCCGGGGAGCCGAGCGAAGCCGCCCGCAATATCGAATCCTCACTGGAATCGGTGGAAACCATCCTCGGCATGGTGCTCGATATCTCGCGCCTCGACACCGGTGCGCTGAAGCCGTCCGAAACGGTCTTCCGTCTCGACGAACTTCTGCAGCAGATCGCCACCGACTTCCAGCCAATGGCGGAGGCCAAGCGGCTCCACATGACGATGGTGCCTTCCTCGCTGATGGTGAGGACCGACCGCAACATGCTCAGGCGCGTCGTGCAGAACCTTGTCTCCAACGCCATCAAATATACACGCGAGGGCCGCATCCTGGTCGGCGTCAGGCGGCGTGGGGAACTCGTCGAAATCCAGGTTTTCGATTCCGGCATCGGCATTCCCGAGGACAAGCTGAACACCGTGTTCCGCGAATTCACCCGGCTCGACGAGGGCGTGCGTGAGGCGCCCGGGCTCGGGCTCGGGCTGTCGATCGTCGACCGCATCGCGCGGGTCCTGAGGCTGGAACTGCACCTGCAATCGCTGAAGGGCAAGGGCACGCGCTTCTCCGTCATCCTACCGGTCACGCATGAGGCGCCACAGGCGGCAATCGTCGAATCGGCACCTGGTTCCGGGCCTGTCTGTGCGCTTTCTGGCCTCTCGGTGCTCTGTATCGACAACGATCCGCGCATCGTCGAAGGCATGCGCCTTCTTCTCGAGGGGTGGGGATGCGCAGTCCGCACGGCCTCGGGTTCGACCGTGCTCGATGAACAATCGTCCGCCGAGCCCGACGTTATCCTGGCGGATTATCATCTGGACGGCGAGAACGGCCTGGAGCTGATCGCGCGATTGCGTTCGCGCTACGGACAGGACACGCCGGCCCTGCTCCTGACTGCCGATCGCTCGGAAGAGTTGAAAGCGATGGCCGAACGCATGGAAGTCGGCGTCCTCAACAAGCCGATCAAGCCGGCGGCGCTGCGCGCCATGCTTTCACGCTATCGCAAGGTGCTGTCGGCCGCCGAGTGA
- a CDS encoding 2'-deoxycytidine 5'-triphosphate deaminase: MRTTGILPDRDIAALFKSGALSSARVLDDDQIQPASLDLRLGAKAYRVRASFLPGPAHSVADKLDHLKLHEIDLEPGAVLETGCVYIVPLMEELKLPPDVAASANPKSSTGRLDIFTRVMTDHGPEFDKIPAGYAGPLYMEVSPRTFPIVARTGSRLAQIRFRKGHAVLGENELAALHRRERLVAADEPNITGGGIALSIDLTGDKNGLVGYRGKHHTGLIDVDRRAVQDQHDFWEPLYSRGKGELILDPDEFYILVSREAVHVPPDYAAEMTPFDPLVGEFRVHYAGFFDPGFGHSAAGGTGSRAVLEVRSHEVPFILDHGQIVGRLVYEHLLARPDALYGADLKSNYQAQGLKLSKHFR, encoded by the coding sequence GTGCGGACAACCGGCATCCTGCCCGACCGCGATATCGCGGCGCTATTCAAGAGCGGCGCGCTCTCCTCCGCGCGTGTGCTCGACGATGACCAGATCCAGCCGGCAAGCCTCGATCTCAGGCTTGGCGCAAAGGCTTACCGCGTCCGTGCCAGTTTCCTTCCGGGCCCCGCGCACAGCGTCGCCGACAAGCTCGACCACCTGAAGCTGCATGAGATCGACCTCGAGCCGGGCGCGGTGCTGGAAACGGGCTGCGTCTACATCGTGCCGCTGATGGAGGAACTAAAGCTGCCGCCGGACGTCGCCGCCTCCGCCAACCCGAAAAGCTCGACCGGCCGCCTCGACATCTTCACCCGCGTCATGACCGATCACGGCCCGGAATTCGACAAGATACCGGCCGGCTATGCCGGGCCGCTCTATATGGAGGTCAGTCCGCGCACTTTCCCGATCGTGGCGCGCACCGGTTCGCGCCTGGCGCAGATCCGCTTTCGCAAGGGCCATGCGGTACTCGGGGAAAACGAACTTGCGGCGCTGCACCGGCGCGAGCGGTTGGTCGCGGCGGACGAGCCCAATATCACCGGCGGCGGCATAGCACTCTCCATAGACCTTACGGGGGACAAGAACGGTCTTGTCGGCTATCGCGGCAAGCACCATACCGGACTGATCGATGTCGACCGGCGCGCCGTGCAGGATCAGCACGATTTCTGGGAGCCGCTCTACAGCCGCGGCAAGGGCGAACTGATCCTCGACCCCGACGAGTTCTACATCCTCGTCAGCCGGGAGGCGGTGCATGTGCCGCCGGACTACGCCGCCGAGATGACGCCCTTCGATCCGCTGGTAGGCGAATTCCGTGTTCACTATGCCGGCTTCTTCGACCCCGGTTTCGGCCATTCGGCGGCCGGTGGAACCGGCAGCCGCGCGGTGCTTGAGGTTAGAAGCCACGAAGTGCCTTTCATCCTCGATCACGGCCAGATCGTCGGAAGGCTGGTCTACGAGCACCTGTTGGCGCGGCCGGATGCTCTCTACGGCGCCGACCTCAAATCGAACTACCAGGCGCAGGGCCTGAAACTATCCAAGCATTTTCGCTGA
- a CDS encoding O-succinylhomoserine sulfhydrylase has translation MTNGANWKPQTKLVHGGTLRSGFGETSEAIYLTQGFVYDTAEAAEARFKGEAEGFIYSRYANPTVDMFEKRMCALEGAEDARATASGMAAVAMALLCSVKAGDHVVAARALFGSCRWIIEKQMPAYGVESTLVDGTDLSAWEKGIRPNTKLFFLESPTNPTLEVADIAAVAKLADSIGARLVVDNVFATPMQQKPLELGAHVVVYSATKHIDGQGRCLGGIVLSDKEWIEKNLHDYFRHTGPSLSPFNAWTLLKGLETLPLRVRQQTESAGRIADFLAGHTHVERLIYPGRADHPQADIVKKQMKGGSTLLCIDVKGGKQGAFAFQNALEIIRISNNLGDAKSLITHPATTTHKNLTEEARAELGINPGTVRLSVGLEDVDDLMTDIDRALSRAA, from the coding sequence ATGACGAATGGAGCAAACTGGAAGCCGCAGACGAAACTGGTCCATGGCGGCACGCTCCGATCGGGCTTCGGCGAGACATCCGAGGCGATCTATCTGACGCAGGGCTTCGTTTATGACACCGCCGAAGCCGCCGAAGCACGCTTCAAGGGTGAGGCGGAAGGGTTCATTTATTCCCGCTACGCCAATCCCACGGTGGACATGTTCGAAAAGCGCATGTGCGCGCTGGAAGGGGCGGAGGACGCCCGCGCCACCGCGTCCGGCATGGCGGCCGTGGCGATGGCGCTGCTCTGTTCGGTGAAGGCCGGTGATCACGTCGTCGCGGCCCGCGCGCTCTTCGGCTCCTGCCGCTGGATCATCGAGAAGCAGATGCCGGCGTATGGCGTCGAATCGACCCTGGTCGACGGAACCGATCTGTCGGCGTGGGAAAAGGGGATTAGGCCGAACACGAAGCTGTTCTTCCTCGAAAGCCCGACCAATCCGACGCTCGAAGTGGCCGACATCGCCGCCGTTGCGAAACTGGCGGATTCGATCGGCGCGCGCCTCGTGGTCGATAATGTCTTCGCCACGCCCATGCAGCAGAAGCCGCTCGAACTCGGCGCTCATGTCGTCGTCTATTCCGCGACCAAGCACATTGACGGGCAGGGGCGCTGCCTGGGCGGCATCGTTCTTTCCGACAAGGAATGGATCGAAAAGAATTTGCACGATTATTTCCGCCACACCGGCCCGTCGCTGTCGCCCTTCAACGCATGGACGCTGCTCAAGGGCCTGGAGACGCTGCCGCTTCGTGTGCGCCAGCAGACGGAGAGCGCCGGACGCATCGCCGATTTCCTGGCCGGGCATACCCATGTCGAGCGCCTGATCTATCCCGGCCGAGCCGACCATCCGCAGGCCGATATCGTGAAGAAGCAGATGAAGGGCGGCTCGACGCTTCTGTGCATAGACGTGAAGGGTGGCAAGCAAGGCGCCTTCGCTTTCCAGAACGCGCTGGAGATCATCCGTATTTCCAACAATCTGGGTGACGCCAAAAGCCTCATCACCCATCCTGCGACGACGACGCACAAGAACCTCACCGAAGAGGCCCGCGCGGAACTGGGCATCAATCCGGGAACGGTCAGGCTGTCGGTCGGCCTGGAGGATGTGGACGATCTCATGACCGATATCGACCGCGCGCTTTCTAGGGCGGCTTAA
- the apaG gene encoding Co2+/Mg2+ efflux protein ApaG encodes MYRAVTRDIEVCVEPFYLADRSDPEDGHYVWAYRITIANNSDGFVKLLSRYWHIIDGAGKVEEVRGPGVVGEQPELEPGDSFQYTSGCPLSTPSGIMVGRYTLCDRLGATFEVDIPAFSLDIPDNTRMVN; translated from the coding sequence ATGTATCGCGCCGTGACCCGCGACATAGAGGTCTGCGTCGAGCCCTTCTATCTGGCCGACCGCTCCGACCCGGAGGACGGGCACTATGTCTGGGCCTATAGGATCACGATCGCCAACAATTCCGACGGGTTCGTAAAGCTTCTTTCGCGCTATTGGCACATCATCGACGGCGCAGGCAAGGTCGAGGAAGTGCGCGGGCCGGGCGTTGTCGGCGAACAACCGGAGCTTGAGCCAGGCGACAGCTTTCAATACACCTCCGGCTGCCCGCTCTCCACGCCGTCCGGCATCATGGTCGGCCGCTATACGCTTTGCGACCGGCTGGGCGCCACTTTCGAGGTCGATATTCCCGCCTTTTCGCTCGATATCCCGGATAACACACGCATGGTCAACTGA